The segment GATCTGCGATGCCGGTCTTCTTTAGGGATGGTTGGTCGTACTTTCATTTTACTAAAGGGCGATTTCTTTTTGTGATTTTTGAAAGACTTTTTAGAAATGGTCCCCCGCTTAAACAGCGGAGAGAACGAAATGATTGTGGAAAAGCGATAGCGGTCGCCTTGGTCTCCGGATTTTCACCGTTTAGGGGGATGAAAAAAATCTGGAGAGCACAGCGATTGTAACAACGTTTCGTTCGTGGAGCGTTCTCACCACGTTCACACGTTAATCCAACTCAAAAAAGAGGGGCCGTCCCAAGCCATTTCATGGCTTATGGCCCCCCTTTCCTTTCTAAACCGTACAGTACCTATTCCTCAACAGCAACAGTAATCTTGTTATAAATATCAATATACTGCTGAGCGGATACGTTCCAGCTGTAGTCGCCGGAGAATGCGTTTTTGGCTACTTTTTTCCAGTGCTCGGGCTTGTGGTAGAACGATACGGCGCGGCGGAGCGTATGCATCATATCATGGGCGTTGTAATCCTTGAAGGTGAAGCCATTGCCCTCTCCGGTATATTCGTTGTACGCCTGCACGGTATCGTTCAGTCCGCCTGTCTCACGGACCACCGGAATGCTGCCGTAACGCAATGCCAGCAGCTGGCTGATGCCGCAAGGCTCGAATTTGGACGGCATCAGGAAGATGTCGCTGGCGGCGTAGATTTTGCGGGACAAGGCATCACTGAAGGTAATCTGTGAGGACAGCTTGGTCGGATAACGCCACTGGGCCTCGCGGAACCAGCGTTCGTAGACTTCATCCCCCGTCCCCAGCAGCACGAACTGAATGTCATCATAGTACAGCAGCTCATCCAGCACACGGGTCAGCAGATCCAGTCCTTTGGAATCCACCAGACGTGTAACCATCGCTACCATAGGAATGTAAGGGGCTACCGGCAATCCAAGCTCCTGCTGGAGTCCCAGCTTGTTCTCGGCTTTCTTAGCCAGGTTGGAACGGTACTTGGTGAAGATTGCACTGTCACTGGACGGATTATAGCTCTTGGTATCAATTCCGTTAACAATGCCGCTCAGCGCGTCAGAACGCGCAGTCAGGAGACCATCGAGACCATACCCGTAGTACGGGGTCCGGATCTCATCAGCATAGGTCGGGCTGACGGTGGTGACATGGTCACTGTAAACAATCCCGCCCTTCATATAATTCACATTCCCGTAATACTCCACGCCCAGGAAATAACTGTCGTCCAGACCCAGCAGCTCTCCCAGCACCGTATACGGGAAGACTCCCTGATACAGGAGATTATGTATGGTGAATACCGTACGCATCTCACTGTAGAACGGATTATGCCGGTAATGCGCCTGCAGCAGCAGCGGAACTACCGCAGCATGCCAGTCATGGCAATGGATTACATCCGGCTGGAAGCTAATGGCCGGCAGGCATTCCAGCACCGCCCGGTTGAAGTACGCGAACCGCTCGCCGTCATCCATATAGCCATAAATCCCGTCACGGCCGAAGTAATACTCATTGTCGATGAAATAGACGGGAATCCCTTCAAAAACCACCTTCTCGATCCCGCAATACTGATTACGCCAGCCAATCGGGACCTCCAGCGTGGCGACATGCTCCATCTGTGCGGAATACTTCTCAGGAATGCCTTTGTATTTGGGCAGAATCACCCGGACATCGACCCCGGCCGCCTTGAGGGCCTTCGGCAAAGCGCCGATGACATCGGCCAGTCCGCCTGTTTTGATAAATGGATGGGCTTCCGCTGCGGCAAATAATACTTTCATTCCATTCTCCCCCTTATATAGTCGCTTACTCGGACACTTCCTGCGTTTAAACGGTCTTGCGGCCTGACTTCTTAAGCACCACGAAGCTAAGCGGCGGCAGGGTCAGCTCTACACTGTTCACCTGATTATGCCACTCGGTCTTGGTGCTCTTCAGCGGCTCGTTGTGGAAGCCTGATCCGCCGTATTCGCTGTTCTCTGAGCTGAATAATTCCTCATATATGCCAGGGCGCGGTACGCCAATGCGGTAATGGCGGCGCTCCACCGGCTGGAAGTTGATGATAATGAGCAGCGTATCCACCGGACGTTTGCCTCTGCGGATATAGGATACGACACTCTGCCCGCTGTCGTCGGCATCGATCCACTGGTAGCCCGCCATGTCATGGTCCAGCTCCCACAAGGCTTTTTCGGCAAGGTACAGCTTATTCAGTGCAGCCGTATAGGCCAGCATCCGGCGGTGGCTCTCATAATCCAGCAGCAGCCAGTCGAGCTGATCCTGATCCTTCCATTCAATGAATTGCCCGAACTCTCCGCCCATGAACAGCAGCTTCTTGCCCGGATGGCTGATCTGATATCCGAGAAGCTGGCGCAGACCGGCGAATTTCTGCTCATAGGACCCCGGCATTTTGTCCAGCAGCGACTTCTTGCCGTGCACCACTTCGTCATGCGACAGCGGCAGTGTATAGTTCTCGGCATACGCATAGCATATCGGGAAGGTCAACAAATTATGATGATAAGGGCGCGAATCGAAATCCCGTTCTATGTAGCCTAAGGTGTCATTCATCCAGCCCATATTCCATTTGTAGTTGAAGCCCAGGCCCCCTTCATGCACCGGCGAGGTGACGCCCGGCCAGGCACTGGATTCTTCCGCCATCATGAGCGCCTTCGGATAATACCGGAAGATCGTCTGGTTGAGCTGCTGAATGAACCGGATGGCCTCCAGATTCTCCAGCCCGCCATGCTCATTCGTCCGGAACTGATGGGGTTCCTTCTCGAAATCAAGCCGCAGCATACTCGTAACCGCGTCCACCCGCATGCCGTCAATATGATACTTCTCGAACCAGAACAAGGCATTGGAGATCAGGAAGGATGAGATTTCCGGCTTGCTGAAATCGAAGGACAAGGTGCC is part of the Paenibacillus sp. FSL M7-0420 genome and harbors:
- the glgA gene encoding glycogen synthase GlgA, with amino-acid sequence MKVLFAAAEAHPFIKTGGLADVIGALPKALKAAGVDVRVILPKYKGIPEKYSAQMEHVATLEVPIGWRNQYCGIEKVVFEGIPVYFIDNEYYFGRDGIYGYMDDGERFAYFNRAVLECLPAISFQPDVIHCHDWHAAVVPLLLQAHYRHNPFYSEMRTVFTIHNLLYQGVFPYTVLGELLGLDDSYFLGVEYYGNVNYMKGGIVYSDHVTTVSPTYADEIRTPYYGYGLDGLLTARSDALSGIVNGIDTKSYNPSSDSAIFTKYRSNLAKKAENKLGLQQELGLPVAPYIPMVAMVTRLVDSKGLDLLTRVLDELLYYDDIQFVLLGTGDEVYERWFREAQWRYPTKLSSQITFSDALSRKIYAASDIFLMPSKFEPCGISQLLALRYGSIPVVRETGGLNDTVQAYNEYTGEGNGFTFKDYNAHDMMHTLRRAVSFYHKPEHWKKVAKNAFSGDYSWNVSAQQYIDIYNKITVAVEE
- the glgB gene encoding 1,4-alpha-glucan branching protein GlgB; translation: MADLPKTENLPSAEDIYLFHEGTNYRSYTMLGAHIAVQEGQAGVRFTVWAPHAAYVGLAGDHNSWDGTSDLDTLYKIPDSGFWSRFFPGMEPGTFYKYRITGADGTSFLKADPYAFHAEVRPATASVVANLDGYKWGDAAWRRKSKGPYQAPMNIYEMHLGTWRQKEDGELYTYREISSLLIPYLSEMSYTHVEFMPLAEHPYDLSWGYQGTGYFAATSRFGEPQDLMYLIDQLHQAGIGVILDWVPAHFAKDAHGLRLFDGSPLYEYADPMLAEKPGWGTLSFDFSKPEISSFLISNALFWFEKYHIDGMRVDAVTSMLRLDFEKEPHQFRTNEHGGLENLEAIRFIQQLNQTIFRYYPKALMMAEESSAWPGVTSPVHEGGLGFNYKWNMGWMNDTLGYIERDFDSRPYHHNLLTFPICYAYAENYTLPLSHDEVVHGKKSLLDKMPGSYEQKFAGLRQLLGYQISHPGKKLLFMGGEFGQFIEWKDQDQLDWLLLDYESHRRMLAYTAALNKLYLAEKALWELDHDMAGYQWIDADDSGQSVVSYIRRGKRPVDTLLIIINFQPVERRHYRIGVPRPGIYEELFSSENSEYGGSGFHNEPLKSTKTEWHNQVNSVELTLPPLSFVVLKKSGRKTV